One genomic region from Nostoc sphaeroides encodes:
- a CDS encoding HypC/HybG/HupF family hydrogenase formation chaperone, whose translation MCLGIPGQIIEITNVNHKLALVNIGGVKREVNIACIVDEQHPPEACIGDWVLVHVGFAMNRINEQEAAETLQLFQELAAAQAGISTYTNSV comes from the coding sequence ATGTGTTTAGGAATCCCCGGACAAATTATAGAAATAACCAACGTTAACCATAAACTAGCCCTAGTTAACATTGGTGGTGTGAAGCGCGAAGTAAATATTGCCTGCATCGTTGATGAACAACATCCTCCCGAAGCTTGTATTGGTGATTGGGTGTTAGTCCATGTTGGCTTTGCTATGAATCGAATTAACGAACAAGAAGCGGCAGAAACATTACAACTTTTCCAAGAATTAGCAGCAGCACAAGCAGGAATTAGTACTTATACCAATTCTGTATGA